A single genomic interval of Noviherbaspirillum saxi harbors:
- the gudD gene encoding glucarate dehydratase, which translates to MSTSTSAQASRGAPVVTGMRVIPVAGRDSMLLNLSGAHGPFFTRNIVILTDSAGHTGVGEVPGGERIRQTLEDARDLVVGKSIGAYHGVLNSVRQSFADRDAAGRGLQTFDLRITIHAVTALEAAMLDLLGQFLEVPVAALLGEGLQRDKVEMLGYLFYIGDRTLTDLPYPSEAEADNDWFRLRHEKAMTPDAIVRLAEAAYQRYGFNDFKLKGGVLRGEDEMDAVTALSERFPQARITLDPNGGWLLKDAIRLCRDKHDVLAYAEDPCGAENGFSGREVMAEFRRATGLPTATNMIATDWREMGHAIQLQSVDIPLADPHFWTMQGSVRVAQMCNEWGLTWGSHSNNHFDISLAMFTHVAAAAPGKITAIDTHWIWQDGQRLTREPLQIAGGMVAVPQKPGLGIELDMEQVELAHQRYREMGLGARDDAVAMQYLIPGWKFDNKKPCMVR; encoded by the coding sequence ATGTCTACAAGTACTAGCGCGCAAGCGTCCAGAGGCGCGCCCGTCGTGACCGGCATGCGCGTCATCCCGGTCGCCGGACGCGATTCCATGCTGTTGAACCTGAGCGGCGCCCACGGCCCTTTCTTCACGCGCAATATCGTGATCCTCACCGACAGCGCCGGCCATACCGGCGTGGGCGAAGTGCCGGGCGGCGAACGCATTCGCCAGACGCTCGAAGATGCGCGCGACCTGGTGGTCGGCAAATCGATCGGCGCGTATCACGGCGTACTCAACAGCGTGCGCCAGAGTTTTGCCGACCGCGATGCCGCGGGGCGCGGCTTGCAAACCTTCGACCTGCGCATCACGATCCATGCAGTCACCGCGCTGGAAGCGGCCATGCTCGACTTGCTCGGACAATTCCTTGAGGTCCCGGTGGCGGCATTGCTCGGCGAAGGACTGCAACGCGACAAGGTCGAAATGCTTGGTTACCTGTTTTATATCGGCGATCGCACACTGACCGATCTGCCCTATCCGAGCGAAGCGGAGGCCGACAACGACTGGTTCCGCCTGCGCCATGAAAAAGCCATGACGCCTGACGCCATCGTGCGTCTTGCCGAAGCGGCCTACCAGCGTTACGGTTTCAACGACTTCAAGCTCAAGGGCGGGGTGCTGCGCGGTGAAGACGAAATGGACGCCGTCACCGCCTTGTCCGAGCGCTTTCCGCAGGCGCGCATCACGCTGGATCCGAATGGCGGCTGGCTGCTCAAGGATGCGATTCGCCTGTGTCGCGACAAGCATGATGTACTGGCGTATGCGGAAGATCCCTGCGGCGCGGAGAACGGCTTTTCGGGACGCGAAGTCATGGCCGAGTTCCGTCGTGCCACCGGCTTGCCCACCGCCACCAACATGATTGCGACCGACTGGCGCGAAATGGGCCATGCGATCCAGTTGCAATCGGTGGATATCCCGTTGGCCGATCCGCATTTCTGGACCATGCAGGGTTCGGTGCGGGTGGCGCAGATGTGCAATGAATGGGGTCTGACCTGGGGCTCGCATTCCAACAATCACTTCGACATTTCGCTGGCGATGTTCACGCATGTTGCCGCTGCAGCGCCGGGCAAGATCACCGCGATCGACACCCACTGGATCTGGCAGGATGGCCAGCGTCTGACCCGCGAGCCGCTGCAGATTGCGGGCGGCATGGTGGCCGTGCCGCAGAAGCCGGGGCTCGGCATCGAACTCGATATGGAGCAGGTCGAGCTTGCCCATCAGCGTTACCGTGAAATGGGACTGGGGGCGCGCGATGATGCGGTGGCCATGCAATACCTGATTCCCGGATGGAAGTTCGATAACAAGAAACCTTGCATGGTCAGATAG
- a CDS encoding LysR substrate-binding domain-containing protein, translating to MEKETFRLRVRLRHIHCFLAVAEQGNLGKAAERLRLTQPAVSKTLSELEDIAHCKLFERNRQGARLTSAGEQFRRHALGVLEALDAVGNAIGLESQQENACVRLGVLPSVGVDLVPAALAVFRKLHPHAQVSVETGANAALVDMLKAGSVDCVMGRMADPQMLLGLSFELLYVEPLCLVARPGHPMTATALPRLEDVLAYPLLVSPKGTIPRHNAESFLRSRGFAMPLQYTETQSVSIAREIVLQSDAIWIAPLGAARHAITSGMLARLAVPTEGSEEPVGLLQRSDASLGAAVRDFMTVLRDVASARRPPQLL from the coding sequence ATGGAAAAAGAGACATTTCGACTGCGGGTTCGCTTGCGCCATATTCACTGCTTTCTTGCCGTGGCGGAGCAGGGCAATCTGGGCAAAGCCGCCGAACGCTTGCGTTTGACGCAGCCGGCGGTATCCAAAACGCTTTCCGAGCTGGAAGACATTGCGCATTGCAAGCTGTTCGAGCGCAACCGGCAAGGTGCGCGCCTGACTTCGGCAGGAGAACAATTTCGCAGGCATGCGCTGGGCGTGCTGGAAGCGCTCGACGCCGTAGGCAATGCCATCGGGCTTGAGTCGCAGCAGGAAAACGCCTGCGTGCGCCTTGGGGTGTTGCCAAGCGTCGGCGTCGACCTCGTGCCGGCGGCACTGGCGGTTTTCAGGAAGCTGCACCCGCATGCGCAGGTGTCGGTCGAAACGGGCGCAAACGCAGCGCTGGTCGATATGCTGAAGGCCGGTTCGGTCGATTGCGTGATGGGCCGCATGGCGGACCCGCAAATGCTGCTCGGCTTGTCCTTCGAATTGCTGTACGTCGAACCCTTGTGCCTGGTGGCGCGTCCTGGTCATCCAATGACGGCGACAGCACTGCCGCGCCTGGAGGATGTGCTTGCGTATCCCCTGCTTGTTTCGCCCAAGGGCACGATCCCGCGCCACAATGCAGAAAGCTTCCTGAGGTCGCGGGGGTTTGCAATGCCCCTGCAATACACTGAAACTCAGTCTGTGTCGATTGCACGCGAAATCGTGCTGCAGTCGGATGCGATATGGATTGCTCCGCTGGGTGCGGCGCGACATGCAATCACCAGCGGCATGCTCGCGAGGCTTGCAGTGCCCACTGAAGGCAGTGAAGAGCCGGTCGGTCTACTGCAGCGAAGCGACGCCAGCCTGGGCGCTGCTGTGCGCGACTTCATGACGGTGTTGCGTGACGTTGCGTCAGCCCGTCGGCCGCCGCAGTTGCTCTAG
- a CDS encoding CHASE domain-containing protein — MGKISISRRFLISLITSPAWWLGVAISLLLHLMVAQIVEEKAQSQFEYIADNAQLAVQNRVRSYIDVLRGATALFQTSEKVHRDEFRHYVKELKLDSSFPGITNLNYAQHVPGLEKQSFEAAVRRDTSISPEGYPAFAVKPAGERRDYNVITYVEPMESNGVSFGVDMASNPVAAKALATSRDTGQLVSSGRLIHITGPHQHIGLAMRMPLYKRGMPLRNVAERRRAYYGSVGAGFDVNRLMMGAIDKKVLGSMRIRIFDAGHGDEKLNSGTSDPQRLMFDSAAIPLVAERSPAIEPTEADLFAKRVSMTVGPRVWEAEILGRRSSLMNGFDVSLSWIVLIGGLIASTLLYSIYYSMMTARRRAIELAREMTTDLRNSEASLAEAQHMARLGSWTLNTASKRMTWSAETYRIFGMDHFKDGPRLDDFLCRIHAEDHERVHLGLMRALPDNEEFNIEHRIRRLDGSIRWVQTITRFDNDGDNTLLRGTIMDITDRKHTVEALQRSQELLRDLTAHQDRVKEDERKRIAREIHDELGQTLLALRIDVSMLDARTGRSHPRLNEKVRGALNHIDATVKTIRTIINNLRPAVLDLGLTAAFEWQVAEFRRRSGITCELVMNEKEFHVDDARATSLFRILQESLTNVIRHARASHVIVEVHREAGRLVMTISDNGIGIYSDIRQSGNSFGLVGVEERIHALNGKFVIDSAPGKGTSLTVFIPLERVEQEEAPRKLADAAK; from the coding sequence ATGGGCAAGATAAGCATTTCCCGACGCTTCCTGATTTCCCTTATCACGTCTCCTGCCTGGTGGCTGGGTGTCGCCATATCGCTATTGCTGCATTTGATGGTCGCGCAGATCGTCGAAGAAAAGGCTCAGTCTCAATTCGAGTACATCGCCGACAATGCGCAACTCGCGGTTCAAAACCGGGTGCGATCCTATATCGATGTCTTGCGCGGTGCCACGGCCCTGTTCCAGACTTCAGAAAAAGTACACCGGGACGAATTCCGTCACTATGTCAAGGAATTGAAGCTTGACAGCAGTTTCCCCGGCATTACCAACCTTAACTACGCGCAGCACGTACCAGGGCTGGAAAAGCAATCCTTCGAAGCAGCGGTGCGACGCGACACCAGTATCAGTCCTGAAGGTTATCCCGCCTTTGCGGTCAAGCCGGCAGGAGAGCGACGTGATTACAATGTAATTACTTATGTCGAGCCGATGGAAAGCAATGGCGTATCGTTCGGGGTCGACATGGCATCCAATCCCGTGGCGGCAAAAGCGCTCGCCACATCGCGCGACACCGGACAACTGGTGTCGTCAGGCCGGCTGATTCATATCACCGGTCCGCATCAGCATATCGGCCTCGCCATGCGCATGCCGCTCTATAAACGTGGCATGCCTTTGCGCAATGTAGCCGAACGGCGACGCGCTTATTACGGGTCCGTAGGTGCCGGCTTCGATGTCAACCGCTTGATGATGGGCGCCATCGACAAGAAGGTATTGGGCTCGATGCGCATCCGCATCTTTGACGCCGGACACGGCGATGAAAAACTCAATAGCGGCACCAGCGATCCGCAGCGGCTGATGTTCGACAGTGCCGCGATACCTCTTGTTGCCGAGCGCTCGCCGGCCATCGAGCCGACGGAAGCCGATCTGTTTGCCAAGCGCGTATCGATGACGGTGGGTCCTCGTGTATGGGAAGCCGAGATCCTCGGGCGCCGGTCGAGTCTGATGAATGGATTCGACGTGTCGCTTTCCTGGATCGTGCTGATTGGCGGTCTGATTGCCAGCACTCTGCTTTACAGCATCTATTATTCGATGATGACCGCGCGTCGGCGCGCGATCGAACTGGCGCGTGAAATGACGACCGATTTGCGCAACAGCGAGGCAAGCCTGGCGGAAGCGCAGCACATGGCCCGTCTTGGCAGCTGGACGCTGAACACGGCAAGCAAGCGCATGACATGGTCGGCAGAGACCTATCGCATTTTCGGCATGGATCATTTCAAGGATGGTCCACGGCTCGACGACTTCCTGTGCCGTATTCATGCCGAGGACCACGAACGCGTGCATCTGGGACTGATGCGCGCACTTCCGGACAACGAAGAGTTCAATATCGAACACCGCATCAGGCGGCTCGATGGATCGATTCGCTGGGTACAGACCATTACGCGGTTCGACAACGACGGCGACAACACGCTGTTGCGCGGCACGATCATGGATATCACCGACCGCAAGCACACGGTCGAAGCATTGCAGCGTTCGCAGGAACTGCTGCGCGACCTGACTGCGCATCAGGACCGCGTCAAGGAAGACGAGCGCAAGCGCATCGCGCGTGAAATCCATGACGAACTCGGTCAAACCTTGCTGGCACTGCGCATCGACGTGTCCATGCTGGATGCACGCACCGGCCGGTCGCATCCCCGGCTCAATGAAAAAGTGCGCGGTGCACTCAATCACATCGATGCGACGGTCAAGACCATACGCACGATCATCAACAATCTGCGCCCCGCCGTTCTCGATCTCGGTTTGACCGCCGCATTCGAATGGCAGGTCGCGGAATTCCGCCGCCGTTCCGGCATCACCTGCGAACTGGTGATGAACGAAAAGGAATTTCATGTCGACGATGCCCGGGCCACATCGCTGTTTCGCATTCTGCAGGAATCGCTGACCAATGTAATCCGGCACGCCCGAGCCAGCCATGTCATCGTCGAAGTACACCGGGAAGCAGGCCGGCTGGTCATGACGATTTCCGATAACGGCATCGGCATTTATTCCGATATTCGTCAGTCCGGCAATTCGTTCGGCCTGGTGGGCGTGGAGGAACGCATCCATGCACTCAATGGCAAGTTCGTCATCGACAGCGCGCCGGGCAAGGGCACTTCGCTGACCGTCTTTATTCCTCTGGAGAGAGTGGAACAGGAAGAGGCGCCACGCAAACTTGCCGACGCGGCCAAATGA
- the pcaH gene encoding protocatechuate 3,4-dioxygenase subunit beta — translation MPGLLDQFGEYLQRDRSVHPPAYTPQYKTSVLRSPKNALISLQNSLSEITGPAFSPDELGPLDNDLIMNYAKEGLPIGERIVVHGYVLDEFGRPVPNVLVEVWQANAGGRYRHKKDQYIAPIDPNFGGCGRMLTDANGYYFYRTIKPGPYPWRNRINDWRPAHIHYAISGSAWAQRLVTQMYFEGDPMIPQCPILQSIGNEESVRGLIAPLDRGAFIQLDSLAYRFDVVLRGARATLFENRIQGGGK, via the coding sequence ATGCCTGGCCTGCTCGACCAGTTCGGCGAATACCTGCAGCGTGATCGCAGCGTGCATCCGCCGGCCTATACGCCTCAATATAAAACCAGCGTGCTGCGCTCGCCGAAGAACGCCTTGATTTCGCTACAGAATTCGCTGTCCGAAATCACCGGGCCGGCCTTCAGCCCGGATGAACTCGGCCCGCTCGACAATGACCTGATCATGAATTATGCAAAGGAAGGTTTGCCGATTGGCGAACGCATCGTCGTGCACGGCTATGTGCTCGACGAGTTCGGCCGGCCGGTACCCAACGTTCTGGTCGAGGTCTGGCAAGCCAACGCGGGCGGACGTTACCGTCACAAGAAGGATCAGTACATCGCGCCTATCGATCCGAATTTCGGCGGTTGCGGCCGCATGCTGACCGATGCCAACGGCTATTATTTTTACCGGACCATCAAGCCCGGTCCCTACCCGTGGCGCAATCGGATCAATGACTGGCGGCCGGCGCATATTCACTACGCGATTTCCGGGTCGGCCTGGGCGCAGCGGCTGGTCACGCAGATGTACTTCGAAGGCGATCCGATGATTCCGCAATGTCCGATCCTGCAATCGATCGGCAATGAAGAATCGGTGCGCGGACTGATCGCTCCGCTGGACCGCGGCGCCTTCATCCAGTTGGACAGCCTTGCTTACCGCTTCGACGTCGTGTTGCGCGGTGCTCGTGCAACGCTTTTCGAAAACCGCATTCAGGGAGGCGGCAAATGA
- a CDS encoding DUF2471 family protein, which translates to MILFEGYKLNAVKARLTVAITNIAERHRTAGRVLTWRLIHEIEKEALETLKQAGDLEMKYIRMVRSSQWGYVPRVNQPADLNGYDELPVAVTTIQRAYHSFH; encoded by the coding sequence ATGATCTTGTTCGAAGGCTATAAACTCAACGCAGTAAAAGCACGTCTTACCGTCGCCATCACCAACATAGCAGAGCGCCACCGTACCGCAGGTCGGGTACTGACTTGGCGTTTGATTCATGAAATCGAAAAGGAAGCTCTAGAAACACTCAAGCAAGCCGGCGACCTTGAAATGAAGTACATCCGCATGGTGCGTTCCTCGCAATGGGGTTATGTGCCGCGGGTAAATCAGCCAGCAGACCTGAATGGTTATGATGAGTTGCCGGTCGCGGTCACGACGATCCAGCGTGCCTATCACTCATTTCATTGA
- a CDS encoding acyltransferase family protein, whose product MTRFLFLDFLKVVAFNLIVFHHLAFYGPMADQVRHALPDLIDWLAGPARIAVQIFLVVGGFLAAKSLASRGQARLFWLWQELTRRFVKLVPPFMVAMLLAVAASRCAAIWIDHYSLTPSPTWAQIAAHALLLHGVLGVESLSAGAWYVAIDFQLYALLVLLFSLARGFRNNDASRWRVPLLIAVGIAASLFYFNPDPQWDNWAPYFFGSYGLGALAWLASRGMRSSTGSALLIGIMILLGGLALEFDFRSRIALALAVSLALAMVYGGAQAAVRWEVPGLHYLARISYSVFLIHFPVCVLVNTLFTCIGSSSPLVQGIGMLVAWVASIAAGALFHRWVEIPLGRLIALPKLPKPVRAEAGPIPPLRP is encoded by the coding sequence ATGACCCGCTTTCTCTTCCTCGACTTTTTAAAAGTCGTGGCATTCAATCTGATCGTCTTTCACCATCTGGCATTCTATGGCCCCATGGCTGATCAGGTGCGGCACGCACTTCCTGACCTGATCGATTGGCTTGCCGGACCGGCCCGCATCGCGGTGCAGATCTTTCTCGTCGTCGGCGGTTTTCTTGCGGCAAAGTCATTGGCGTCGCGCGGCCAGGCAAGGCTGTTTTGGCTGTGGCAGGAATTGACGCGGCGTTTCGTCAAACTGGTGCCGCCTTTCATGGTTGCCATGCTGCTGGCGGTGGCCGCTTCGCGATGCGCCGCGATATGGATCGATCATTATTCGTTGACCCCTTCGCCTACCTGGGCGCAGATTGCGGCGCATGCGTTGCTCTTGCATGGCGTGCTCGGCGTGGAGTCGCTTTCGGCGGGCGCCTGGTATGTGGCAATCGATTTTCAGCTATATGCGCTGCTGGTATTGCTGTTCAGCCTGGCGCGCGGGTTTCGGAATAACGACGCGTCGCGCTGGCGGGTCCCGCTTTTGATTGCCGTCGGTATTGCGGCATCCCTGTTCTACTTCAATCCTGATCCGCAGTGGGACAATTGGGCGCCTTACTTCTTTGGCAGTTATGGGCTCGGCGCGCTGGCATGGCTGGCATCGCGCGGCATGCGAAGCAGTACGGGATCGGCGCTGCTGATTGGCATCATGATTCTGCTAGGCGGACTCGCGCTCGAATTCGACTTCCGCAGCCGCATTGCGTTGGCATTGGCGGTGTCGCTGGCGCTGGCCATGGTGTACGGCGGGGCGCAAGCGGCAGTACGCTGGGAAGTTCCCGGCCTGCATTACCTTGCACGCATATCGTATTCAGTGTTTCTGATACATTTCCCCGTTTGCGTGCTGGTCAACACGCTGTTTACGTGCATAGGTTCATCGTCGCCCTTGGTGCAGGGAATCGGCATGCTGGTGGCTTGGGTGGCAAGCATCGCTGCAGGCGCACTGTTTCATCGCTGGGTTGAAATTCCCTTGGGGCGGCTTATCGCATTGCCAAAGTTGCCGAAGCCGGTAAGAGCCGAGGCAGGTCCGATCCCGCCACTGCGCCCATAA
- a CDS encoding nuclear transport factor 2 family protein, translated as MDTYIDVLQTYMKALGDSDYEKIVSLFAPDGKVLSPFLGEMDAAPFFQRLQGASSRNVITPIDVFSSANGSNRATAYFQYDWTVSDGTLITFKVMDLFEFEDGGNRIKYLSLIYDTHPIRATAGNKYETA; from the coding sequence ATGGACACCTATATCGACGTACTGCAGACCTATATGAAGGCGCTGGGCGACAGCGATTATGAAAAGATAGTCAGCCTGTTCGCACCTGACGGCAAAGTCTTGTCACCCTTTCTGGGCGAAATGGATGCCGCTCCCTTCTTTCAGCGTCTTCAGGGCGCATCTAGCCGCAATGTGATCACGCCGATCGATGTATTTTCCAGCGCGAACGGATCCAATCGTGCGACCGCATATTTTCAGTACGACTGGACCGTAAGCGATGGCACCTTGATTACTTTTAAGGTGATGGATTTATTCGAGTTTGAGGACGGCGGCAACAGGATCAAATACCTGAGCCTGATCTACGACACCCATCCTATCCGTGCCACGGCTGGCAACAAGTATGAGACGGCTTAA
- the pcaG gene encoding protocatechuate 3,4-dioxygenase subunit alpha has translation MKPNQIELLKETASQTAGPYVHIGLAPKQAGFDIFEKNFSNVLAGPDTAGERIGIEGRVFDGSGTPVRDVLIEIWQANADGKYNHPADRQAKALDQGFRGWGRGCSDFETGTYRFETIKPGIVEGRNGRPMAPHVNFWIVARGINIGLNTRMYFSDETDANAKDPVLNLIEWEVRRKTLIAHREEKNGQVVYRFDIQLQGPEETVFFDI, from the coding sequence ATGAAGCCGAACCAGATCGAGCTATTGAAAGAAACCGCCTCGCAGACCGCGGGGCCTTATGTGCATATCGGCCTGGCCCCCAAGCAAGCGGGCTTCGATATTTTCGAGAAGAACTTCAGCAATGTCCTGGCCGGTCCAGACACTGCCGGCGAGCGCATCGGCATCGAAGGACGTGTGTTCGACGGGTCGGGCACACCAGTGCGCGATGTGCTGATCGAAATCTGGCAGGCAAATGCCGATGGAAAATACAATCATCCCGCCGATCGCCAGGCCAAGGCGCTGGATCAGGGCTTTCGCGGCTGGGGTCGTGGCTGCTCGGATTTTGAAACCGGGACCTACCGCTTCGAGACGATCAAGCCCGGCATCGTTGAAGGCCGCAATGGCAGGCCGATGGCACCGCATGTCAACTTCTGGATCGTCGCACGCGGCATCAATATCGGCCTCAATACACGGATGTATTTTTCCGACGAGACCGATGCGAATGCGAAGGACCCGGTGCTGAACCTGATTGAATGGGAAGTGCGCCGCAAGACCTTGATTGCACACCGCGAAGAGAAAAACGGCCAGGTCGTTTACCGCTTCGACATACAGCTGCAGGGTCCTGAAGAAACGGTGTTTTTCGATATCTGA
- a CDS encoding Bug family tripartite tricarboxylate transporter substrate binding protein, giving the protein MKNFITAVALALGVVGVAHAAYPEKPITAIVPFPPGGSTDAIARTLGAKMSQTLGQQVVVENKAGATGAIGAGLVKSAPPDGYTFLVASIGVYSVNPVLQKKLAYDPAKDFDLLSVAVRAPNVLVAPPSFPANTLQELIAHLKKNPEKVTFATSGAGSSDHLTAALFWQKTGTSGIHVPYKGGAPAITDLIGGHADVSFQNINVVAGHIKTGKLKALAITGDKRSPLLPQVPTLDEAGVKEVDVYSWQAYAAPKGLPADVKSKLYNAIVGALNDPEIKKRLVEQGFEIVANTPEEFSRFQAKELARWKQVIEVGKIVVD; this is encoded by the coding sequence ATGAAGAACTTCATTACCGCAGTAGCCCTCGCACTCGGCGTTGTCGGCGTCGCGCATGCCGCCTATCCGGAAAAGCCGATTACCGCTATCGTACCGTTCCCGCCGGGCGGTTCTACCGACGCGATCGCGCGCACGCTCGGCGCAAAGATGTCGCAGACCCTGGGGCAGCAGGTTGTGGTTGAAAACAAGGCCGGTGCGACCGGTGCGATTGGCGCAGGCCTCGTGAAAAGCGCGCCACCCGATGGGTACACGTTTCTGGTCGCCTCCATCGGCGTTTACTCGGTCAACCCGGTGCTGCAAAAGAAGCTTGCCTATGATCCCGCCAAGGACTTCGATCTGCTGAGCGTGGCCGTACGCGCACCGAATGTGCTGGTGGCGCCGCCCAGCTTCCCTGCAAACACCTTGCAAGAGTTGATCGCGCATTTGAAGAAGAATCCCGAAAAGGTGACTTTCGCGACGTCCGGCGCCGGTTCTTCCGATCACCTCACGGCAGCGCTGTTCTGGCAAAAGACCGGCACCAGCGGCATTCATGTGCCCTACAAGGGCGGTGCTCCCGCCATCACCGATCTGATCGGCGGCCATGCGGATGTGTCGTTCCAGAACATCAATGTCGTTGCCGGGCACATCAAGACCGGCAAGCTGAAGGCATTGGCGATCACCGGCGACAAGCGCTCGCCACTGCTGCCGCAAGTGCCGACGCTGGATGAGGCCGGTGTCAAGGAGGTCGACGTGTACTCCTGGCAGGCATATGCGGCACCCAAGGGCTTGCCGGCGGATGTCAAGAGCAAGCTGTACAACGCGATCGTTGGCGCATTGAATGATCCCGAGATCAAGAAGCGTTTGGTGGAACAGGGATTTGAAATCGTCGCAAACACACCGGAAGAATTCAGCCGTTTCCAGGCCAAGGAACTGGCGCGCTGGAAGCAGGTCATCGAAGTCGGCAAGATCGTTGTCGACTGA
- a CDS encoding LysR substrate-binding domain-containing protein has protein sequence MSIHFDLTDLRLFVYIAEENSLTRGAERSHMSLSAASTRIKNLEDSVGAKLLVRASQGVSLTPPGQALLHHARLVLQQLEYLRSELQEYAQGTKGHVRVFANTTAITEFLPAILSAFLASHPDVSVDLRERLSHDIVRAVSEGKTDIGIVAGNVRTEGLEVLPYHEDRLVLVTAMNHPLARIERIDFEKTLEFDHVGLHESSAIHAFVKHAAGALDKHVKTRIQAGNFEAVCRMVEANAGIGVLPETSARRHAKTMAIHIVQLTDEWALRKLHICMRSRQLLPPFARELVDLLVADAAG, from the coding sequence ATGTCCATTCATTTCGACCTGACCGACCTGCGCCTGTTTGTCTACATCGCAGAAGAAAACAGCCTGACACGCGGTGCGGAACGCTCGCATATGTCGTTGTCGGCGGCCAGCACGCGCATCAAGAACCTGGAAGACAGCGTAGGCGCAAAGCTGCTGGTACGTGCGAGTCAGGGCGTCAGCCTGACGCCGCCGGGACAAGCCTTGCTTCATCATGCCCGCCTGGTGCTGCAGCAGCTCGAGTACCTGCGCAGCGAGCTGCAGGAATATGCGCAGGGCACCAAGGGACATGTCCGGGTGTTTGCCAACACAACGGCCATTACCGAGTTCCTGCCTGCCATTCTTTCCGCATTCCTGGCCAGTCATCCCGATGTCAGCGTCGACCTGCGCGAACGGCTAAGCCACGACATCGTGCGTGCCGTCAGCGAGGGCAAGACTGATATCGGCATTGTGGCCGGCAACGTGCGTACCGAGGGGCTGGAAGTATTGCCCTATCACGAAGACCGTCTGGTGCTGGTGACCGCGATGAACCATCCGCTGGCGCGTATCGAGCGCATCGACTTTGAAAAGACCCTTGAGTTCGATCATGTGGGTCTGCATGAATCGAGTGCGATCCATGCCTTCGTCAAGCATGCGGCCGGCGCGCTGGACAAGCATGTCAAGACGCGCATTCAGGCCGGCAATTTCGAGGCAGTCTGCCGCATGGTTGAAGCCAATGCCGGTATCGGCGTGTTGCCGGAAACCTCGGCGCGGCGTCATGCGAAAACGATGGCGATCCATATCGTGCAACTGACCGACGAATGGGCATTGCGCAAGCTGCATATATGCATGCGCAGCCGCCAGCTGTTGCCGCCGTTTGCACGCGAGCTGGTGGATCTGCTGGTGGCGGATGCGGCCGGCTGA
- a CDS encoding glycine-rich domain-containing protein: MNKQAQNKTPDQMVEAIFALDLDPIKFKLMDAKEGHGWTREAADRHELEYRRFLALIAKYPNEAITPNADVDKFWHGHILDTMKYAVDCATVFGYFLHHFPYFGMRGDEDAANLAEAAARTRSLYEMEFGQVSDGRQSYCARAVAEDASYCARVVSQEASYCARAVAPDASYCARVAQPGTTGMPAESSYCARVVASVEDASYCARVATAYYESAMPAYYATVLGKGRPSLEA, encoded by the coding sequence ATGAATAAGCAAGCGCAGAACAAGACCCCTGATCAAATGGTTGAAGCGATCTTTGCGCTGGATCTTGATCCGATCAAGTTCAAACTGATGGATGCCAAAGAAGGCCATGGCTGGACACGCGAAGCAGCGGACCGCCACGAACTCGAGTACCGGCGCTTCCTGGCGCTGATAGCAAAGTACCCGAACGAAGCGATTACCCCGAACGCCGATGTAGATAAGTTCTGGCACGGTCACATTCTGGATACGATGAAATATGCAGTGGATTGCGCGACCGTGTTTGGGTACTTCTTGCATCATTTCCCGTATTTCGGCATGCGCGGCGATGAAGATGCGGCAAATCTCGCGGAAGCTGCGGCCCGTACAAGAAGCCTGTACGAAATGGAATTCGGCCAAGTTTCCGACGGCAGGCAAAGCTATTGCGCACGGGCGGTAGCGGAAGATGCTTCCTATTGCGCCCGCGTCGTGAGTCAAGAGGCTTCTTACTGCGCCCGCGCTGTTGCACCCGATGCATCGTATTGCGCACGGGTGGCGCAGCCCGGTACTACAGGCATGCCGGCGGAATCGTCGTACTGCGCCCGCGTTGTGGCATCGGTTGAGGATGCAAGCTATTGTGCTCGCGTCGCTACCGCTTACTATGAATCGGCCATGCCAGCCTATTACGCTACGGTGCTGGGCAAGGGACGTCCTTCGCTGGAAGCTTAG